The DNA window GGATGACAATACTCTCTCTtctgcctacctcacagggttgtgaggTGAAAATGCTACACAAATAAAGTGGCCTGAGCACTGGCTCTGGAGTCGGATAGATGTGGGTTCAAATTACAGCTCCATTGCTTACTAACTGCGTCACCCTGGGCAAGTGGCAAAATCTCTGAAGttcttttctcatctgaaaaataggatGTATAACTTCacagggttactgtgaggattaagtgaggtaaCATTAAAAGTGACAAGCCTGGTGCCCAACATATattagatgcttaataaataacaATTGTTATTCTTAGAAATGAGAATTCCTAGTCCACAGTCTCTGTAGGAAGCACAGTTCTGCTGTCACTTCCTATATGCCCTCCCCAAAGATACAGGTTCCCCAGGAAGACATGCACCTGGGGCTGGAAATCGACTGGTTCAAGTCCTCGGCACTCAAACTCCACTATCGTCTTGAACTTCTCGTTGTCTTCGGCCTAGAAAGGAAGTGTGTTGAGGAGGTAGGTCCAACTGTGCCCTCAGGATGACTCCACAGCCCCTGAGAGCCCAGAATGGGACTCAGGGGCAACTCATCCCGTTCTGGAAGAAGGCTGCCTTGACACCTGCTTGCCACAAGACCTTCTTGGATGTGGACTCTGGGGTCAGGGTGCCTAGATGTGAGCTCAGACACAGTtctgcctctcttctcctctgggcctAAGATTGTCAGCTGGAGCTGAGGAAACCACTACAGGTTTATTGTGAGAACCTGAACTAGGTGTAAAGTGCCCAGTATAGGACCCGACACTATGCTCAATGAATGGTagataaaattatcaaaataaaaactatgaagaAGAATGTTAAGCTATAAGGTTTCCAGGTCATCTAAAAGGCCCCAGTACACTTCACTGTGGCCTTTTGCTAACCATCCGCCATGCTGTCAACGCAGGGGCTGACTTAAAGCCTTTGAAGTGGGATATGCATGTGGAGAAGGCACACTGAGGGGGGTGGTACAGCCACGAAAGTCATGCCTCCCTGACCCCTGGGCCCACAGACCCCAAGGACACACCCACACATTCATTCTCATTCTGTCATTTACTGTAGAAATGCTTCCTGCACACCAACCATGTGCCTGGCCCTGGATTGGTTTTTGTTTGCTGGTCTGTCTCTTCTAATAGATTATGATTTACTTGAGGGCAAGTCCTTATGTGATTTTTCCCTTTAACTTCAGGACAAAGCTGAGAATTTAGCATAAAtcagacatttttcaaaaataccaaATAAGGAATGGATGAAGACAAGTAACTGCCCTTCTTTAAAGACACAGACCCAAAGCATacactccctccctcacctttggACTAATCTGTTAATGCAGTAATGTATAAATacctaataaaattaaatatcaagGGTGGATGCACTGTCTCACCCAAGGATTCAGAGAAGGCTCACTAGCCCTCCAAGATGTAGACAAGGCAAGTGTTCCCAGTGATGGAAACTGAGTGGCCAGGTTGGGTCAGAGGTCCCCTAAGCTCCCACAGCCCAACACTTATAAGAAGGCAGTACAATAGCCTAGTTATGAGTCTTTTTCCTACCGAGCACTCAGTCAGGGTAAGGTGAATAAATGACtgacagtgaatgaatgaacaagtaagCACATGAAGTCAATCAGTTCCATGGTGGGTCACTCTGGTGCAGATGTAACTCTAGAACCCAGGCCTCCTAGTTCCCAGCTGGGATCTAATCCCACCATGCCTGCCACTGCAGCAGGAAACTTACATTGTAAGGTTTGATGGTGCTGCTCAAAATCTCTGAAATgtaaaagagaagacaaagtcGATTTGAGTCCatatcccagccccacccaggtaCCCAGGTGTGGCTCTGGGCAAGAGTCTACGGCAGAAGCTTGGATACCTCAGGCCTGGGTCCACCCACTGGTAACATGAGCATGCTTTCGGTCTGGTACCACAAAGCCGTGGGCCAGCGTGGCAGAGGTCAGTATCCATGGCCTACCTACCAATGGAGTTTTCCCTTGAACACAGCTTGCACTTCTGGACCATGGAGGCACTGCCACGGCCTCCCTTCAGTGCCACGTTGTCCTGGCAAGCAGTAAACAGAACCTCTAGTCACATATCAGTCAGATGTAAGGGTCCCCAGGAGACCCAGTCCTACCACTTATTATCAATTAATATTATAACAATATTTAAATACACACCATCTATATCTACCAAGACCCAGACAGGGTGAGCAGCTTGCTAGGACAAGAATCCTGGGAAGGCTTCTTGAGACTGAGGAAAGGACTCCCCCTTGATTTTGAACTCTGCCTCACATCCCAAAGCCCATTGTTCCCAGTTGATCACACTCTGCCTGCCCTCCCAAACCACAAAAAGTGGGGTCCAAAGACCGGGGAGGTGAGGGCCACAAATCCCTGCACAGAGGCctatgtgtgtctgtatatgaGTATAGTGGTGGGGGGAGCAGTTACCATCAGCCGAATGTACTGCCACTTCTCTGGAATCTCACCACAGTTGCCACATTTCatcttggggagggggaaaaagagTATTAGTAAAGAAGTTGGCTCAGCTGGGCAGATGCTGAGGGAAGGGTTAAGAACAGTGTGAGATGGGCAGGGTCATCATCTTGTCAGCAATCTTACCTCATCCTTATGACCAGCCCCACTAAGGACGTAACCAGACTTATCTCTGGGCAAAGTGTTTCTCGTGTTGGCTTGCTCATCCTCCTCTAAGAAGTCCCCAGTCTGGCTAGGGATTCAAGGCTCAAGTAGTACAGAAATGGCTTcaaagtccccccaccccccccattgAGTTAGGAGCTTCCTGTGTGTCCTTACAGGCCCTGTAGGTTCCTGGTAACAGTATTTATCACTCTGTTGCtactccttctttgtctccttctCTAGACTCTACTTTTTGAAGCCAGGAAACATCAACTCCTCAAATAAGCCCTGGCACTCAGgcttcaaaatatttggaaataaaggtGGGCAGAAAGCTTCCTGAAAGATAGGGCCTTTGCCAGGTACTGAAGGATTCTGGGATTTAGACTAAAAGGAAAACAGATCAGAAGCTCCGGGATCTGGGAGAGTAAAGGGCCTCAAACTGCTCAGTTAAGAAGAGGACCTCTGTAGACCATTCCACTAGAGTACCAGATTTACCAATACAGGATGGGGAATTAAAAATGGACCCATGCACAAAATTAAACGATTTCACAGTAAATAAAACCTAATCAACAAAAGAGAAGGTGAAATTATTCTTACTAAATAATCACAAGATCCCTTCAAGTAGCCTTTCGTTTAGTGTTTGTTTACATACCATGAAATACGTTACAGaggaaaaaagtacaaaagaTATTTCAAGATACTGCCAATTAAGAATTAaccagtagggcttccctggtggcacagtggttaagaatcctcctgccaatgcaggggacactggttcgagccctggtccaggaagatcccacacgccgcggagcaactaagtccgtgcgccacaactactgagcctgcgctctagagcccgggagccacagctactgagcccacacgcctagagcccgtgctccacaagagaagccaccgcaatgagaagcccgcgcaccgcaacgaagacccaacgcagccaataaataaataaataaaaattttaaaaaagaataaaaagaattgaccaataaacttaaaaaagcaaacataaaattctatgcagaagaaaagagaacatgTAATAAGCATTTCTCATCTAGCCGGAGAGAAAGCTCCCGTTCACCACTGAGATCAGGGTGGGAAACCTTTACGCGGCCTCGGCCCTGGCGCCCCCACCAGAGCCTTACCTTCAGGTACCACCGGAAGTCCTCGCCCACTGGCCGGAGGTTGGTGACATTCTCCAGCGTGGCTTTGAGCTGCAGCGCGATTTTCTGAGAGGAGGAGCAGAAGAAGGAGGGGCGCCAGGACGACGGCGTCAACAGCGCCCGGGCAGCCCCGCGCAGAGCCCCTGTCCGACcccgcccctctcctcccctcccggCATGAGCTGCGCCTCCCCGCCCCTTCTTAGCGCGAGCccactcccctccttccctcctggcgCGAGCTCCTGCCTCCCAGGTTCTCGccacctcccagcctctgccccggCGGCGGCTCGCCTCCGCTTACCCCCATAGCGACCCGGCTCAGCCAGCGCTGGCTATGGCCACTGCTTTCCGGCCCGTCGTAAACGGCGGGCGCCGCTTGCGCACCCTTGCTGCGGCTATGGGCGGGGCGCGGAGTCGCGGGGCGGGTCTCAGCGCGCCGGGGCTTCACCCGCACACCTGGCTTTTTCTCCTAGGCAAAGTGATCCTGTGGAGGTAGGCTGAGTCCGCAACTAGCCGGTGCTCGGACCCGCGGAAGGCTGCCTCCAGCAACCGGTAATTCCAGATATTTACTGAACGCCATGCTAGTCTGAGGGATACCGCAGCTAACAAGACAGTCCTGCACGAAACCTCTGCGGGGTCCGATTCCTGCCCTTCAGACTCTGCCTTCCCTCACGCAACCTCGTGCTTGGTCCCTGCCTGCCCTTGGAGGCTTCTTAGATCACGTCCGTTCACCCAGCCCAGGGCCGGCTTCGTAGATTTGAGAGACGGGACCTTTTTCATCTTTAAGctgctccttcctctttcccccaGGGACCTTTCAGAGGGTTGGCTCGTGTACATGTCCTTCTCATTGTGGTCGCCAAGACTGGACACTCCCTTTCAACTGGCTCTTCTCTGGGTTCCTGGTTTATTTTCTATCATACAtttactgaacctgtgctcttgTGCAGGGCACAGCTGAGACCATACAGAAGCTGTGAGCAATATAAGGAACAGCCTGTTGGAGGCTTTTACAGCTTCCTGAGGTctagtttctttaaaatttggaCTCTTTTGGACGTCTACTTTGCCACGAACTTACCTGATTGCCAGGTACCCTTCTGTAGCAGAGGGTGCACTATAGCCAGGAAGCCTGACATCTCAGGTCCCAGATCTGCACCTAACTTGCTGCCCTGTAATCTTTGAAGGAGGCAaagtagaatgtgtgtgtgttgtggagGAACACTTGCCTAGGAATCACCAGACTTGGGACCTGTCCCAAGCTGGCCTGTCTTGAGGGATGTTGAGCTCAGCCTGATCACCTCCCCTCAGTCAAATGAGATTTATCAAGACCTAGTTCCTTTCAGCACCCACTGTCTGTTCAGTCAGCAATTTGCCTCACTAAGGAAGCCATGCAATTTAGCAGCAAGAAAAAGTTCCTACAGATTTACCTGCTGAACAAATCCCCACACTATCTACAACAACCAGGTTGCTTCTTAATGGCTGCTggtattctgattttaaaatgaattattggaAAATTTTTCTGAGACCAGGCATTTTATCCCTTATAATGTATTAAACCAAATATTTCCCCCCATACTGAAGTAGCTTCAGATATATCTATAAAGGtgatttaaaaaaccccaacctCAATTATTAAGctggatgaaaaaaacaaaacccaagataCCAACCACAATACTATTTCACatctaaaaaattaacaatacttCATTAATACCAAATATCGTGTTCAAATTTCCTTAATGATGTCAATTTTACATTTCCTGAATCATGATTCAAATAGGGTTCAAATGCTGTATTGATTGTGTGTCTCTCAAATCTCCTTTAATATATAGGTTCTCACTCCAtctccatttattttatgtttgcagCTTATGTTTTGAAGAAATCAGATCCCTTGTCCTGGAGTTTCCCAGGACAAGGATATTGATTGGATTTCCACTGTATTTTTTAGCATGTTTCTCTTTTACTTCCTGTAAACTGGTAGTTATATGTATAGAGTTGATTAGATTTTTGGCAATACTTCACATAGGATGTTAGTCTTAAAAAGTAATTGAGAAGAGTGCACATGTTCGggtctttataaaataataaaaatttcattttgttacgTATTTATTAAAGACAAtcatttatagtttataaaaaaaatactgccCTGATATACACAAAAATGTCTTGATAATGGTAATTAAAAGCAGCACTCCCACCCCCCTTGTGTCCACACCAATATTCAATCTAGATTGGCTTAATCTTGAAGTGTAATCCAATAAGACTGAAGACCAAACACTTCAGGTCCTGGACAAGATAATAAAATACTCGTAAGCCTTCTGGATCCCTAaaatgcaagaagaaaaaaatgtttaaaaagctgagaaaactcagcaaaaaaataccatttactaaCCCAGATTATTTATGTACCAGGATATTCCTCATAGAGGTATTTACAGaattaaaactttgaaaacaacCCAGtgtccaaaaagaagaaaaagcctatatgctatatattaaaatgtattaataaatgtattaaaatgctatatattatgaggtaatttaaaatgttaaggtTTCTTCTTAATGAGGAAATGCttatattaagtggaaaaaaatcatgattaaAGTAACAGACTGTTGATCTCAATTACATTTTTTGTGCTTTAAAagcctatattttttaaagcacaggaaaaagacaagaaatactTTAAGATTAATGGTTATCTAACTGATAAGTTTATGGGCTATTTTCacctttctacttttctgtatttcctatattttcaacaatgagcatgtattactttcaGAATtaggaaaacttattttttaagaagtagTACTAAGCAGGACCAAGAGGCTGACGATTACTACAGCATAACTGGGTAAGAACAAGACTGTTCACAGGAAGACAGTTATGCCGAACATGTACTAAAAGTGAGCCATATCTAACCCCAAATCCTCAAAGCACAAGAGCCAAAGAGGTTGCCAAATTCTAAGGATTCTTTGTGGTATGTAGATTCATGTCTCAACTTTATAATTTACCCTACtgacaaaatgaatttttaaatttatattttgaataatttcaagTTTCACTAAAGTCAGGCTTTAAGATGTGCTATCTGAATAGCCAACACTGAGGAAGGTGTTCAGACTCACTGATTCTACAGTTTATTGCCAGCACTTGTTTTTTCGTGTTTCATTTCTGTTCTGGCCAGATTCTTACCCACTTTGGCTGCTCTTATGgcattactctgtgtgtgtgtcactgAGAAGCTCTTATTAGCAATGATTGACtaaaacaccaaaagcaaaaggagCAAGCccttgaaaatatataatttggagTCTCTCTATTGAGGGGGACAAAGGTGACCAATTCTGTCTTACATTTGTACCAGATCTTACCATAATGGTCCCAATTTGGTTGAGGGTTTCATATCAGCCTGCTCTAAAACAGACACATCTGGATATAAGGGTCATGGATACTTACTTGGATTGATTGACATCAATAAGGGAACCAATTTTTGATGTTGTGAAAGAAATATGTTCATCTCCAATGACAATTTCAAGCTCCTAGAAACATGAAATGTCAAGCTGAATTGGATTTTTCATCAGTCACACAGGAGAAGGGTTCATCATCTGCCAAATCACACAAACTCTAATACAGTTGGCCACATTACCAAGACCATTTCAATCTGAGCCCTAAACTGTACTGGGTACTGGAAACAAAGAGATAAATAATTGGTATGAGATAAATACTGGTTTAGCCCTTGAGTAGCTTATACTCTTAGAGGAAGTTGTTCGTGTGAGGCTCCACCATTTAGAAGAATTTACATCATGCTTTGTATAGGAGTTTTCATTGTTAACAATGTGGAGTAACATGTATAAATCTGTTTTACGAATACCAAGAATCTAACTTTTCTGGGCAACATGGGACAAGGAAAAGAATTCCAGACCTTGAGCAGATCTCAgctttgtcacttactagctgtatgccCTTGGGTCTGAATTTCTAAAGAGTGAAACAAGTactataatcttaaaaaaaaaagaaaaaaaaaatcaactgggTGGGGAATTGTGGGGGTGCCTATGGGACAGatcagcaaaaccaaacaaacatctCTGCCCTTGTGGAACTtacaatctatttttttaatatttatttatttttatttatttatttacttttcttttttccttggctgcattgggtcttagttgcggcatgtaggatcttcactgaggcatgcaggatctgtTGCTGCAGCGCTCGAGCTCTtccttcgttgcggcacgcaggcttctctctaatAGTGGCTttagctgccctgcggcatgtgggatcttagttcccccgaccagggatcgaactcgcatcccctgcactggaaggaggattctttaccactggacccccagggaagtcccaaacttaCAATCTATTGAGCTCTACTTCTTAACACACAGATTGGAAagtgttaatattttatcatatttgtgtcagatttcttttttaagaaatattagagTTTAGACCCACCTCCCACTCTattctccttcctgcctccccagaAGTTGGGGTGTATTCTTTCCACTCATGATTTTATATTaggtagtatattttaaaaattttacataaatgattgtactgtatgtatctttttgcgtttttcattcaacaagggtgtttttttttttttatttgttttttattgagttaacattgtttttttgttgctgttgttgtttttggccacaccacgcagcttgtgggatcttagttctctgaccagggattgaacctgggcccacggcagtgaaagcaacgagtcctaaccactggaccaccagggaattcccatgttgGGTTAAAGTTGGTTTaaaagtttcatgtgtacaatattatatttctacttctgtaaataCTACAGTGTAcccaccaccaaaaatttagtttccatctgtcaccatacagttgatcccctttacccattgtgcaacaccccctccccccctcccccagccccttccctctggtaaccactactctgatTTCTCTATCTATGTGGTTTTGTTtggcttgttcatttattttgttttttgttttcaacgAAGTTTTTGTAGGTAGATCAAGTCCATTAGTTTTAAATGCTTTAGAATATTCATTTCCCTATTGAAGCAGACTTAAGTTCccaatttttgtttctataaacAATGTGGCAAGGATATCCTTCTATGCAtcttgtgtatatatgtgaaaatCTCTCTAGGAAATTCCTAGAAGGTAAACATATTTTCAGCTCTGCTAGACACTAACAAATCGTTCCCTAAATGGTTGTACCAATGTTGTTTCCACCAGTATATATGaatcccccttttctttctcatatcCTTTTTAAAACTTGGTGCTTTTTTTTGACCGTTCTAATAGGTCTGACATGGTATTTCACTGTTGTCctcattttcacttttcaaataaaactgtaaatttttcataaatttattgcTCACTTGTTTTTCCAGTTCTGTAATTGTCTATTCATAACCTTTACACATTC is part of the Balaenoptera musculus isolate JJ_BM4_2016_0621 chromosome 1, mBalMus1.pri.v3, whole genome shotgun sequence genome and encodes:
- the CZIB gene encoding CXXC motif containing zinc binding protein, with protein sequence MGKIALQLKATLENVTNLRPVGEDFRWYLKMKCGNCGEIPEKWQYIRLMDNVALKGGRGSASMVQKCKLCSRENSIEILSSTIKPYNAEDNEKFKTIVEFECRGLEPVDFQPQAGFAAEGVESGTVFSDVNLQEKDWTDYDEKAQESVGIYEVTHQFVKS